In Achromobacter xylosoxidans A8, a single window of DNA contains:
- a CDS encoding YMGG-like glycine zipper-containing protein, translating into MKVIRSIAIGLMMGSLVACTNMSSKQQGTLSGAAIGAAAGAGIAAIAGGSGWTGAAIGAAAGGIAGNIYGDKH; encoded by the coding sequence ATGAAAGTCATCCGATCGATTGCCATAGGCCTCATGATGGGGTCGCTGGTTGCCTGCACCAATATGAGTTCCAAGCAGCAAGGCACGCTGTCGGGCGCGGCCATCGGCGCCGCCGCCGGCGCGGGCATCGCCGCCATCGCGGGCGGCAGCGGCTGGACCGGAGCCGCCATCGGCGCCGCCGCCGGCGGCATCGCCGGCAACATCTACGGCGACAAGCACTAA
- a CDS encoding ABC transporter ATP-binding protein has translation MSDAAAPLLKVEGLSAGYGELPVLRDIALEVRRAEIVALVGSNGAGKTTLLRALSRVLPCTGSIVMDGRQLSRAAPDEAFACGMVQVPEGRQLFDRMTVQDNLLMGAYRRGGKADVARDLERVYAYFPRLSERRRQLAGSMSGGEQQMCAMARALMAAPVLMMIDEMSLGLAPVVVEQLMGVLADIRQEGVTVLLVEQDIHLALTGADRGYVMETGRIALSGPAQSLLSDPKVRQAYLGI, from the coding sequence ATGAGCGACGCCGCCGCCCCGCTATTGAAGGTGGAAGGGCTGAGCGCAGGCTATGGCGAACTGCCTGTGCTGCGCGACATTGCGCTCGAAGTCCGCCGCGCCGAGATCGTGGCGCTCGTCGGCAGCAATGGCGCCGGCAAGACCACCTTGCTGCGGGCGCTATCGCGGGTGCTGCCCTGCACCGGCAGCATCGTGATGGACGGCCGTCAGCTGTCGCGCGCGGCGCCGGACGAGGCTTTTGCCTGCGGCATGGTGCAGGTGCCCGAGGGACGCCAGCTGTTCGACCGCATGACGGTGCAGGACAACCTGCTGATGGGCGCCTACCGCCGCGGCGGCAAGGCGGATGTCGCGCGCGACCTGGAGCGCGTCTACGCCTACTTTCCACGGCTGTCGGAACGGCGCCGCCAGCTTGCCGGCAGCATGTCCGGCGGCGAACAGCAGATGTGCGCCATGGCGCGCGCCCTGATGGCGGCGCCGGTGCTCATGATGATCGATGAAATGAGCCTGGGCCTGGCGCCGGTGGTGGTCGAGCAGTTGATGGGCGTGCTGGCCGACATCCGCCAGGAAGGCGTCACGGTGCTGCTGGTGGAGCAGGACATCCATCTGGCGCTGACGGGCGCGGACCGCGGCTATGTGATGGAGACCGGCCGCATCGCGCTTTCCGGCCCGGCGCAATCGCTGCTGTCCGATCCCAAGGTGCGGCAGGCCTATCTGGGAATCTGA